In a genomic window of Armatimonadota bacterium:
- a CDS encoding ATP-binding cassette domain-containing protein, with amino-acid sequence MSYEYEVKECILKIENVSLDLGGRPILKNVNAEVKNILRPNLAQGQVVGLLGPSGMGKTQLFRILAGLNQADQGSVYVTEQMIPVRAGMVGVVAQNYPLFDHRTILSNLVVAGKQAGMNGPAGSQKAQDLLNRFGLGEHGDKYPVQLSGGQRQRAAIAQQFMCSEYFLLMDEPFSGLDPLAKDAMCSFIGEMARTHELKTFIVVTHDIDAAIAVCDSLWLLGRERDEKGQAIPGANIRHTIDLAARGLAWRENIREMPAFGAMVNEVRQLFATL; translated from the coding sequence ATGAGTTACGAATACGAAGTCAAGGAGTGCATCCTCAAAATTGAGAACGTCAGTCTGGATCTTGGCGGTCGTCCGATTTTGAAGAACGTGAATGCCGAAGTGAAGAACATTCTTCGGCCCAATTTGGCGCAAGGTCAGGTCGTCGGCTTGCTTGGGCCCTCGGGCATGGGCAAGACTCAGCTCTTTCGCATTCTGGCCGGGCTCAACCAGGCCGACCAGGGGAGTGTCTACGTGACCGAGCAGATGATTCCGGTAAGGGCGGGCATGGTTGGGGTCGTCGCGCAAAACTATCCGCTGTTCGACCACCGGACTATCTTATCGAACTTGGTAGTAGCCGGAAAGCAGGCGGGAATGAACGGGCCGGCCGGATCGCAAAAAGCGCAGGACCTTCTCAATCGATTTGGATTGGGCGAACACGGCGATAAGTACCCAGTTCAACTGTCGGGCGGACAGCGCCAGCGAGCGGCGATCGCCCAGCAGTTCATGTGCAGCGAATATTTCCTGTTGATGGACGAGCCTTTTTCGGGATTGGATCCTTTGGCCAAGGATGCGATGTGTTCATTCATCGGCGAGATGGCGCGCACCCATGAACTGAAGACGTTCATCGTTGTGACGCACGACATCGACGCCGCGATTGCGGTCTGTGACAGCCTCTGGCTATTGGGACGTGAGCGAGATGAAAAGGGCCAGGCGATCCCAGGCGCCAATATCCGCCACACGATCGACCTAGCCGCCCGGGGTCTGGCTTGGCGCGAGAACATCCGTGAAATGCCTGCGTTTGGAGCCATGGTCAATGAGGTCCGCCAGCTTTTTGCGACGCTCTAA
- a CDS encoding nitrate ABC transporter permease, with product MPRILDAFLPNKSISQSTFLIIVAFWIVSSIVIWSTSSYKALPKPGEVVDALKDLWFNMGLGQELIKSMALNLKALGLTAVICLLLSYLTVIPFFRPIITAVSKGRFLSLVGFSFVFTLVLGGGSNLKLSLLVFGMSVFFLTSMASVVAEIPKADFDHARTLRMPEWKVVWEVVIRGTFAQAFEVMRQNAAIGWMMLTMVEGIVRSEGGVGAMLLNEQKHFKIPAIFAIQIIILIIGLGQDYVIGFLRRLFCPYSVLTLERK from the coding sequence CTGCCAAGGATTCTCGACGCGTTTTTGCCGAACAAGTCGATCTCGCAATCGACGTTCCTGATTATCGTTGCGTTTTGGATTGTCTCGTCGATCGTTATTTGGTCGACGTCCAGCTACAAAGCTCTCCCTAAACCGGGCGAGGTTGTCGATGCCCTGAAGGACCTCTGGTTTAACATGGGGCTCGGGCAAGAGCTGATCAAGAGCATGGCGCTCAACCTCAAGGCGCTTGGACTGACGGCGGTGATTTGTTTGCTGCTGTCCTACCTCACGGTTATCCCGTTCTTTCGGCCGATCATCACGGCCGTCAGTAAAGGGCGGTTTTTGAGTCTGGTCGGCTTCTCGTTCGTTTTCACGCTGGTCTTGGGTGGGGGATCGAACCTCAAGCTAAGTCTGCTGGTGTTCGGCATGTCGGTGTTCTTCCTGACGTCGATGGCTTCCGTTGTGGCGGAGATTCCCAAAGCCGACTTCGATCACGCGAGGACGCTTCGGATGCCCGAATGGAAGGTTGTGTGGGAAGTCGTGATCCGAGGAACCTTCGCTCAGGCCTTTGAGGTTATGCGTCAGAACGCGGCGATCGGTTGGATGATGCTGACGATGGTAGAAGGCATTGTTCGATCGGAGGGTGGCGTTGGCGCGATGCTCCTCAATGAGCAAAAACACTTCAAGATTCCCGCGATTTTCGCAATCCAAATCATCATCCTGATCATCGGCTTGGGGCAAGACTATGTGATCGGATTCCTGCGTCGACTCTTCTGCCCCTATTCGGTTCTGACCCTGGAGCGAAAATGA